TgcggtctacctcacgggaccgaaagtgaaacgcccgaaaacgcaaatatcgaaaggcaaagatcgaaaatcgaaagatcaaaaaaaaaaaagggtgcatggtaaacggtactatgtatatataatatatatgagtggcatgcggtgaaattatctctctttttgtcatacagccttgtttaatgtgcgcgcgcagaatacgggaggaaaaccctgttcctcttgttcctgtatcctgctcgcgcaaattaagtgagtatgtacgatgGGGGGGGAaagaccctttttttatctttcgattttcgatttttgcgttttcgggcgtttcactttcggtcccgtgaggtagacccccttAAATGAAGTAGAACTTCTGTGGTAGTCAATCTATGGCACTCGTATGTATGAAGcattataaaaatgataaaatttcaaatcagtAATTAATTCCTGAAAGTAtgaatttgtgaataaattttcCACTTAGGTTGGGCAATCAATATGATAACACTTTATACGCCAGCGACTCACCCGTGAGTCGCGCATTGTATTGCTGGTGCGCTAGCGTCACATGGGCGAGTTACTTCGATTTCTCTCCCAAAACGGAATTTAAGGTTTAAAAATGACTTTACAAGCATCACTTCGGACGAACTTagttacaaaaacaaaaaaaaatcaatgattcGAGTTTTTCGGGATTTTATGctcaaatatttttatgcattttatgtaaaaatattgaaatggcagGAAACTTTCTTTTGGATGGGTGGGTGGATGCAGCAGCAGCTTTTCAAACATCAACTGTAATTTTCTGGGCGCACAAGTTCTAAGAGGTTCACCTTGCCACTACTGACGTAGTCTCCATTGAGTCAAGGAGCTTGAATTAGTAGCAATAACATTATTAAATCTATCGCATTCAGTTGATAATAATAGACACATTAACATAAGTACATCTTCATCATTGGACGGATATTGATGTTTATATTATAGAAGCTGGGAGACACAATAGTACAATAAacgtgtaatataaaaaaaaacagtagtgATAAAAATCAGGTGTATTTATTGgtctatatttataaaaagtgaTACAAATAAGTAATCCAAATGAATACCTTTAAAACTACATCAATAATGATTGTACTGTAAGAAACCTagattaaatttatctaaatatgtatttatgtgaaatttttaatactgtTCATGAAAACTtgacaaatataaaattctaCATGTTATACagtctataatatataacaattaaAAGTCAAGTGAttgataaaattggaaaaagaaataaaaattaagccaCCACTTATTGTCGAATTTTATTGTTCTGGTATTCTGGTAGGAATTTTTGGATTTAAATACGACTTTCGCATAATCGCATGCTGAGAAACTTCTTCATAACAAATCTGAGCTTGAAATATtgctcaattttaaataaaaatcaccaACAAAACTGTGCTGAAAGTGtacttaaatgataaaaaaatattccattaaatattttactacAAACTAATCATAAATctaaacgtaaaaaaatatacattcggCAAAAATTATCTAaaggaaaaataatttacattagCCGTTCTGTGACGTTTAAAAAACTTTACAAAGGATTTTTcacaaacataataaatacaaatcgtCATCGGACGACAGCTTGatctatgaaaaataaaatatttaactcaatcagaatgaaaaattaatgagACTCATTTAAgaagaaatgttttaaattaactGCAAATATGAGACATATTTGTTTTCAATGGTGActtaaataatacattattattgaaataaaactatCCAAGACccataaattaaatgtaatacaGACTAGTAAAACTTAAATAGTATGATTTttccaatacaaaaaaaaaatgcatgtttATGACATTATGTTTTCATAAAAAACACAATTACATTTCGACATGCattaaatttaagtaaaatGTTTGTTACTGATGACATTTTTCGATGTTAAAACATACGCATGTATATAATtcttatacaataataaaagatGCATTCTTCTACGAGATCACACGTTTCATCAAATACAAAACAATTAATCATcaatactattaaaaaataatatgaattagtGAACTTGAATTATTGAATGTATTTCTATTGAAAACTATCTTCACAACACATTTTTGTTGATTTCCTGTCAAATGACTTTATaacattttaaaacttttatgaACCATAAATAAAAGTCTAAGGCCTCTTTCACCCATGGAACGAGCATGGCTAAACATACCAAAGTCAGCATACAGTTCTTAACATAATAcagaacatataaatataaaaaattaaatataatcttCAAAGGAAATCACATCTGGGGCAATTGTTCTATTGGAGTAAAGAATTTGAAATCTTCAGGAAACAGTTTTGTCGCAGAAGAATACATCAATTTATATGACTGCCGAATGGTTACGTCAGCCACTCCAGCGATATCGCCAATCTCTTTTTGACTCCTCTTATCTTCAGACGCCTGTAACGAAAATAGCATTACAAACATAAGCACAAATTCAATAACACGTTTTCTTACTTTATCGCGATTGAACACATACCTGTGAAGCCATGTAAATTGCAGCTGCTGCAACTGATATGGGACTTCTCCCAGGAACAATGTCCAGTTCGACGGCTTTGCGAGCGATATGAGTTGCCGCACGTTGAACCATATTGGGCAAAGAAAGATTTGAACAAAACCGCGACATGAAATCAGCGGTAGTAATAAGATCCACAGATGTTTCGAGAgctttcaatattaatttaaagcaTCGACCAATTTCTTTCTTACTGATTTTGCTCACAGCACAGATTTCTTTAAAGGTACGAGGTACACCTTCCTGCCTACAAGCGATATACAAACACGCAGATGCTATGGCATCGTTGGCACgaccttttaaatttttaccatCATGTacctaaaattaaatgaaaagatTTAAACTATCGCAGACAAAAACAACACAGATACCTAAATTGACACTAAAATTGAGTGTCGTTAAACATTGATTCAACAATTCCAAACCTGTTTAAACAAATTGTTAGCTCTATCTACAATTGTTTTTGGTAAATTAATTCTGTCAGCCATATTGGTAATTTCTCTGAAAGCATTTATCAGAGTTCTGTCTGAACTGCTGATCGTTCTCCTATTTTGATATTTAGATACTCCAAAGCTGTCGAATGAAGCGTCACCCCTTCCGGGACCAATCATAGTAGAGAGATCACCACCTGACAAAAGATGATTTTCTGGACCACCGACACGAGAAGGATCTACACCGGTCTTTTCATTGCTGAATGTTCGCCACTCGGAACCAACATCGATGACTCTGAAGACAATAATatcaattgtattatattttacaagcaCACAGAATATTGATGAaatcaaatgtaaaataaaacttacctaTCTCCGACGACCAAGCCACATTCTGAACAAATTTGATCTCCCGCTCGATAATCTTCAATGAGTGGTGCATCGGGATGCGCATAGCAACACACCTTGTTGGTATCAGTACTGTAAACATTAGAATTTGCATAATAAATAGTATGTTGACACTGAGGTTATCATATGCAAAATATAAACACCAAGAAGTGTGTCTCAAAACTGTGTCACATTTTTAAAGATTACTAATTTTTGACGCACTAGATCGAGTGTTGAAAGGATAAAAAAACACACCAATTTGCCAAAgatataaattaatgtaaaataacaaaattaaacttaTCAGCCTAGATTTGTTCAAGTCAGACAAAATTCGTTCAGGTCAGATCAGTCCACATTAGTTCCAAGACATAACCCAATTATTTTGACGAACGTTCCATTCCACTCCaacagaactacatacatatacatatgtacatacatgagagTATTTCGATAAATACTAATAACCATTGCATTAACTAATTTATCTTtggaaacataaatataaatgtccagaataaattccaaaaaaaagtacatatctatataatatttaacgtacatatgtgtagatAAAAAGCATTACTGTATTAACAGCATTTCAAATGCTATTTAAAAAGATTATTTTTCAAACTCTCTATAGTTATCAATTTGCAACTTCTCGAAAATCTTAGGATTGAAGAAAAAAGTCCATCCAGAAACAGCCAAACAATCTGAAAAGACAACTCATTATGGACAACACCTCTTTCCTCCTTGCATTTTAATAACATCACCAAATGTGAAGACAAATAGTTAATTGCAATATAGTAACGTGTTTTAAGTTAATTGCTATGTctcattggggtctacctcacgggccggaatgtgaaatgccggaaaacgcaaatatcggaaggcaaagatcgaaaatcgaaagatcttaagtcgaaagatcaaaaaaaaaaagggtgcatggtaaacggtacatactcacttaatttgcgcgagcaggatacaacaggaacaggcttttcatcccgtattaatgtgcgcgcgcagaatacgggaggaaaagcctgttcctcttgttcctgttgtatcctgctcgcgcaaattaagtgagtatgtaccgtttgccatgcacacattttttttttttgatctttcgacttaagatctttgccttccgatatttgcattttccggcatttcacattccggcccgtcacggagactggTCTCATTGGTGCTGCCCATTTTCATAAGCGTATCTCATTGATTGgccgaatttatttttattttttctaaaagTAAGAACCAATCTTTTAACTTCAACCCCGGACGGCAACAATAAGGCAAATCGCTAAATGATGTGGACAAATACGACAGTactgaaaatgaaaaagaaaacaacCACAGTGCAATTAATTGTTAACTCACTCTTATACATCATAAAAGCcccaaatttgtattaaatttaatgccAACCATTCATCAAAGAGGTACGAGAATTTAATCAATGAAAGAATGTTAATATATTGGTTTTCTTAAAACCCTTGCTTATTCAGTAACTCTTTCAATCACGAGAGGAAATGTTTTTAGATCTAGATTGAGATTTTTTGTATTCTAGGGAACCTGAGCAAAAGGACCTATGCAAAGCTATAAAAAATACGATAAAGAAAGTATCGAGAAATTATTAGGATGTGATTAAATATAAGTAATCTGGGATTTCGCAAACATACAAGTGAAGAAAAAATGATGAATTGTAATAGTCACGATATGGCATTGACATACCGATTCATTGGGGTAAATCAAACAATCTAGTAATTAAAATAGCTCCTACGAAAATTAGCACACTAATAAAGAGATTCTCAGAAATGTACATAATtcacagatttttttattaattaatatgcaTAAAACTTGTAAATCTATCAATGTTTTCCAATGATCAATACTACTAAGGTGACTGTACGTCCCCTTTTGAGGATTGTCAACATAAATCATATCATCCTTTGTCCTCTTTAAGAGGAAATTATCCTGTTTGTCCTCGAGGCTCCAGAGAAAAATTATCCTTCTATGTCCTTTTTAACTGAATTTGGTCTACAGGCAGAATAGAATATTTCTATTTGTCATTGtcttaaaattttttcaaaatatggtCAAATTAGTATCACCCTTCCCTATATTTAGGCCGAATAATCAGGAAAATATCATACTAGAAAACTTGCTATCCATagtaaattcatttaattaaatttactaaGTCATGCCACAAGGCAGCATTTTAactgtgaatgtatgtatgtatttgcagtTATATTTTAGAATCCAAGCGAGCACTGGTTAGTCTCAGTAGTCAAAATACTGCAAAatgaatatactaaatatgaattcgataaaaaaaatattatttttttcagtaaACGTGTCGCAATGTGAAGCATTGATGGTGAAATCTGTTAAATTATATAAGTAgggcaaaataaataattacaatgaATCAATACAAACCGAACAGACATGGTTGCGTATGGGCAACCCTCGTGAGGGCGATTCTAGGTGAAGATCGACGACTCGTATGCCGATGAATTTAGCTGAAATCAGAAGATAATTGGTTGTGAATGTGGGAGCATGGCGAGACGAGGCACTGGGTCGTGGATCGTTGATTTGACGGAAAGCTTACACTGTGACGGCAACACCGATGGAATGGACGAGAAAACGGGCAGCGGGGGGCGCAGGCCTAGCACCCGAGACACGCAATCTGTCACTCTGACACTCTGACGAGGCGACGGGAAACGGGAAGCTGGCGCAGCACGAGAGCCCGCGCTAGAGAGTGACACCCGTCAACAAGTCAGAACACACGAGCTATCGAGTGTGCATACTTTCCAGCCAGTTACGCAAATGCCGTTGAACAGAATACTTTATTTTGTATTCCCTCTCTACAAGCTGGCTAATTAGTGACATAATAACGCCATCACAAACGTGTTGACGAATATTTCTTTCGTTTGGTGCGTTTGCCAAGCGTTTTTCGATGTCTGCCTTTCTATGGGTCGGGGACGGTATATGCCCACAAAACAAAGGATTATTATAGccgtatttttagcattttgcgAGAGATGCTAATCTGTGTGAAAATCGTAATATATGCTAAAAtcgtaaacaatttaaataagttgtattttttaaggaaataataaataaaaaaaaacaaaaatttgtctGTATGTCGGTTTCGGGAATAGTGGCCTCACAGACCAGAGGCGTAATTTCAGCTTTCTCCAGGCATGGGCAAGAGTTTTGATCAATTTAAGGGTTGTTTTTTTCTAGGGGGGGAGGTTTGtagtattttgaataaataaatacgaagaCTCATCACGAAATTATAAAGttaacaatattgaaaaaaggTTGCACATGTTATGAATTCAGGGATAAGCAATTGGAGACTCTCCGGGAaaaataaaagaggtttgtaattacatacatatatcacaaaatGGAAATTTTAAGAGCAAAAAAACATTTATCTTCCGTAATGATacaaaaatactttatttaatatatacaaatacaatatataataagaatagtgtaaaaaaaataaaatatatatattataccattagaagaagttataaaacacatgtacatacatacatacaacgttCATGAAAATATCCTGGATATTTGTTGTTTTTCACACAAAAATGCTTGGACATGTGCTATTTTTCCAAAAgtggatatttttatttacaaggcGTTTATTAACTTCAGTTCGCCTTTTGGTCTGACACTATTTTTGAAGcactttttatatgaattagatttttttatatctaataaaaAGTGAGTATGTAGTACGTGGTCTGAACTGTCATTTTcaacaatacataataatagCAGTGTTTATGataattgttaaatatatagAATGGTAGATTTTGAATGTGCATTTTCTTGTCACACACAACACTAAAAATGATGAGAAATATTTAACTTATtacatactagttgttttacccggcttcgctcagtatttgtaatacaaacagcttaaacatggcgagtctgatagtaaatattcatttgtatttttattaaatttatttgaatcgaaaaaaaaatattgaatcgtcatagaaactgttttgtttacgaagttcccaatcaaagaaacaaagtctctttcgaaattatatattagaggcacccccggggccttcgcccccggcgccccccagGGCCGGGGGcgcatttatttgaatcgaaaaaaatatatatcgaatcgtcatagaaaccgatttgttttcgatgttacgaaccaaaattatatattttacaagtctctttcgaaactatatattagatatatcgaatcgtcagaGAAACCGACTAGTTTtcgattttacgaaccaaaatgatatatttccatacttacaaagtctctttcgaaattatatattagatgtacaatAGCACAacgtatttgttttattattcttCGGATACATGTTTTATCCACCATAAAATAAACATGCATATTTaggttttttatgtaaataaatttgaacaaaaaagtTTCAAGTTATTTTTCCGTCGTGAATATTTaagcaaaaaagaaaataatgtgctaaattttaaataggctatcaaaaaaaaaatatagataccCAAAGGAATGTCACGAAttcatattgtataaaaaaattgagaagATTTTTTTGTTCCGATGGCGTATTATAAGTCAATAATACGCCATCCAtccaataatacataaatacgtaattGTGAGAAATAATGTTATTTTCCAATGGAATAGTAATTGCGATCTTCTACTACTACATATATCGtttcgtacaaaaaaaaattttcaatgagCAAGTATCTTCCCATTTCCTGGGATTTAATGCCGTAagacaattatttttgaaaataaattaagcattattttaattatttgttcaCATTATTTTAAATCCCTAGACCAGCGGttccaacctgtggtacgcgtaccacttggtggtacgtggttgatggttggtggtaggTACGCGAAAAAAACATGCGTTGGGGGAAATGCAAGAATCATTAATTGCGGACATGTAAATCATTcagatttacaatcataaatagaaatatattttatataattaataaaaattatcttaaCTAACCATAgttgacgtcaatatgtacagtcgatgatcaaAAATCCGGCAATTAATACcgttttataaaagaaaaatacagaaatagatTGAATGCAGCTCCAGACTAAAGGGAATATCTCGCATCATTTAAACCGAATTTTAAAATCGTTCCTCGAAACAAGCACAagaatctcattaaatttattttgtaaggagatttacataagaaaagaaaataaattttatgtactttgagtaacgttcgataaaagaatgagatgggcacctcataTTGAGactgcaaggcgatgcggggtatatccacaatatttaatcgccatagttcattatcaactcaaaataaaataaaattatatcgcgcgttcatattaccattattaacctatgcttcacctgtatggaataacgcctcgaatactaatcttttcaagctccataaaataatacaaaataaatccctaaaaataatttataatacacccatatatactaacttgaaaaaactacatgccatatataatatttcgtttgttacagacattactaacaaactaaccagtagattatataacagaatcactaataattagaggtaggatagtcacagtgctatccattgttccattgttgtaaaccctttgtaaaaaaggttcggcaaacctttgaacaatacgcggcaccttctgggtccgggctttactaataaccatactagcacacttgtgaagagtctcggtgattacaacaaaatgtctatacccttcaggtataaacacagattacctaaacacaatctgatttaggtcatcgactttagagtctttaattaatattatgtattagatgtattatgaatagattacggatagccaaggtgccgctcattattcaattgttgtaaatgctttgtataaaaggttcggcaaacctttaacaatgcatttacaacatttgaacaataaacggcaccttggttactCGGGCTttaattatgagcatttataaggattgtaaataggtttttgagctctttttcctattacgctgtacatattaacattagaataatataatactaagattactaacaaaattaaattaaaattgtaaaatataaaatgatcagtagatcagtagctattaaaatagatataagatgtattgtgaacataatttcgtaataataaaaagcatttaaaaatcaaaaaaatatatttactttgtaactttgtgtttttattagaaccatttatcaataatagaagtatgacgaaatagtagataaatatataaatcttagagcatattataattgtgactccgccattgatgtataatacactagatccgccctcacgtgttatactggtctccctttcggcgcatgcaaaatacatggcgcatgcacagtttctcttagtaggtaggtaggtaccgctgcgtcgtagggaaaaaaacccaacttccccgctagttaaacctcCCGCACCCCTCatttagtgaagacaagatctccgaccaaaatcacacgtcagggcctatctatgtgtattatatgtacatcaatggactccgcaaataacttttttttttattagtttatttactttttttaacaaaacaGATCCTTTGCGTCTttacattccttaccatgcaaatactatataattacacttgcaataagaaatttcatgaaatacaattatttttatatggtggtacaatttagcgtaatgtactaccaagtggaaCGCGAATCAAAAAAAGGTTATGAACCGCTGCTCTAGGCAGTTGCttcttaatgtacatataagatatatgtatgtatgtacatgtgtagagGTACCTATCACcccgaaatattatttttactttatctatgtacatatgtacatacatatgtatgtacgtacatacatacatatgtaaattcgaactcgagatttttttaatgaaatcacaAACTTAATATaaggataaatacaaacatataattttaccgaaaaagtcCAGAGGGTCTTTTTGGGGCGGGGCGTGCCGGGCGTTCATTGAATATGTCaatgaatcagtcaaaatctcgagttcgaattttcgcgtgatcacaaaacttcatctattgttactacctacatagataaagtaaaaattatccAGTAGAtgtcgcatatacatatgtacgtatacatacatactatataaagAGCAATAAACTAATAAACTATTTTTTGCTTTACGacgaattttaataattcaaaataaatattgatatcaAATTATCCGTAGAAACAATAACTCTACATAGACTTATTTATAATTAGCACTTCTAATATTATGTTACGGATCAAGTA
The nucleotide sequence above comes from Arctopsyche grandis isolate Sample6627 chromosome 4, ASM5162203v2, whole genome shotgun sequence. Encoded proteins:
- the TfIIB gene encoding transcription factor IIB is translated as MSVRTDTNKVCCYAHPDAPLIEDYRAGDQICSECGLVVGDRVIDVGSEWRTFSNEKTGVDPSRVGGPENHLLSGGDLSTMIGPGRGDASFDSFGVSKYQNRRTISSSDRTLINAFREITNMADRINLPKTIVDRANNLFKQVHDGKNLKGRANDAIASACLYIACRQEGVPRTFKEICAVSKISKKEIGRCFKLILKALETSVDLITTADFMSRFCSNLSLPNMVQRAATHIARKAVELDIVPGRSPISVAAAAIYMASQASEDKRSQKEIGDIAGVADVTIRQSYKLMYSSATKLFPEDFKFFTPIEQLPQM